A portion of the Gigantopelta aegis isolate Gae_Host chromosome 10, Gae_host_genome, whole genome shotgun sequence genome contains these proteins:
- the LOC121383631 gene encoding uncharacterized protein LOC121383631: MVLQQKELSRMKGRLCLVRCAETQNVAVGPNSTILLRGYMDKRLPFRDSCAVVQACSKSTVSDLEITPTVVQYRYRDNQEIDIQLSNTTTRTVVIAPRAVICELQPVTIEDEALEEFSPDASHLSKVTLSTDISKDEVEQGRQLILEYKDIFSRGDDDIGFCPHVKHRSDLTNETPFKIPHRRIPPSMFEEVKQHLKQLLACGIIRRSFSPWASPVVIARKPDGSLR, encoded by the coding sequence ATGGTTCTCCAGCAGAAAGAGCTGTCTCGGATGAAGGGTCGACTTTGTCTTGTTAGGTGCGCTGAGACACAGAATGTAGCTGTTGGGCCAAATTCAACCATACTACTGAGAGGCTATATGGACAAGAGATTGCCATTTCGAGATTCTTGTGCCGTTGTACAGGCGTGTAGCAAGTCAACGGTTTCAGATCTTGAAATTACACCAACCGTTGTGCAATACAGGTACAGAGACAACCAGGAAATAGATATTCAGCTGTCTAATACAACAACCCGGACGGTAGTGATAGCACCAAGAGCTGTAATCTGTGAGCTGCAACCAGTCACTATTGAAGACGAAGCTTTAGAAGAATTTAGTCCTGATGCATCACATCTTTCTAAAGTTACTTTGTCGACTGACATTTCCAAAGATGAAGTGGAACAAGGAAGACAACTAATTTTAGAGTATAAAGATATCTTTTCCAGGGGTGATGACGACATTGGATTCTGTCCACATGTTAAACACCGAAGTGATTTGACAAATGAGACTCCATTCAAGATTCCTCATCGCCGAATTCCACCTTCGATGTTTGAAGAAGTGAAGCAACACTTGAAACAACTTCTGGCTTGTGGGATAATTAGAAGGTCTTTTAGTCCCTGGGCTTCACCTGTGGTCATAGCCAGGAAACCTGATGGTAGTCTACGCTAG